One genomic window of Vibrio rhizosphaerae includes the following:
- a CDS encoding DUF1127 domain-containing protein encodes MNEIVNKIQPPLIDTYRFWIKNIYSLIKRWRQNHQTRRQLSELPEHLLDDIGLSREDAQKECQKYFWD; translated from the coding sequence ATGAACGAGATTGTCAATAAAATTCAACCGCCTTTGATTGATACTTATCGTTTTTGGATTAAGAATATCTACTCTTTGATAAAGCGTTGGCGACAAAATCATCAGACACGCCGACAATTATCTGAATTGCCGGAGCATCTGTTAGATGATATTGGTTTGAGTCGGGAAGATGCCCAGAAAGAGTGCCAAAAATATTTCTGGGATTAA